The Mauremys reevesii isolate NIE-2019 linkage group 1, ASM1616193v1, whole genome shotgun sequence genome has a segment encoding these proteins:
- the CMAS gene encoding N-acylneuraminate cytidylyltransferase, with protein sequence MDCAAAAAGPVPAAEAEQRPAHMTALVLARGGSKGIPLKNIKPLAGLPLIGWVLRAAIDSGVFQSVWISTDHDEIEKVAKKFGVKVHRRSAEVSKDTSSSLETIQEFLRHHNEVDIIGLIQATSPCLHPDDLIKVSKMIREDGYDSVFSVVRRHLFRWSEIKKGVNKVTTPQNLNPAKRPRRQDWDGELYENGSFYFAKKDLIEQDYLQAGKVIYYEMRAECSVDIDIDIDWPIAEQRVLRYGYLGKEMKLLVCSIDGSRTNGHSCLSEDQKEISSGGDRGADGISLLKKRGVQVWLISEKECSKTISAMKLDCEVKVIETDKRQDIEAWRNEMSLSWKEVAYLGYEESDVDCLKEAGMSGVPADACAAAQKAAGYICKSNGGLGAIQEFAEYVCLLMKTVNL encoded by the exons ATGGATTGCGCCGCTGCTGCAGCCGGCCCTGTCCCGGCGGCCGAGGCCGAGCAGCGCCCCGCGCACATGACCGCGCTGGTGCTGGCGCGCGGCGGCAGCAAGGGGATCCCGCTGAAGAACATCAAGCCCCTGGCGGGGCTGCCGCTCATCGGCTGGGTGCTGCGCGCGGCCATCGACTCCGGCGTCTTCCAGAG TGTGTGGATTTCCACAGACCATGATGAAATTGAGAAAGTGGCAAAGAAATTTGGTGTAAAAGTCCATCGCAGAAGCGCTGAAGTATCTAAAGACACTTCTTCTTCTTTGGAGACCATCCAAGAGTTTCTTCGTCATCATAATG AGGTTGATATTATAGGACTTATTCAGGCAACATCTCCCTGTTTACATCCTGATGATCTTATTAAAGTGTCAAAAATGATCCGAGAGGATGGCTATGATTCTGTATTCTCCGTTGTGAGACGGCATCTGTTTAGATGGAGTGAGATAAAAAAAGGAG TTAACAAAGTGACAACGCCCCAAAACCTGAATCCAGCAAAGCGGCCCCGGCGTCAGGATTGGGATGGAGAACTGTATGAAAATGGGTCATTTTACTTTGCTAAAAAGGACTTGATTGAACAAGACTACTTACAA GCTGGAAAAGTGATCTACTATGAAATGCGTGCTGAATGCAGCGTGGATATAGACATAGATATCGATTGGCCTATTGCAGAGCAAAGAGTGCTGAG ATATGGCTATTTGGGTAAAGAGATGAAGCTACTGGTTTGCAGCATTGATGGAAGCCGCACCAATGGTCACAGTTGTTTGTCAGAAGATCAAAAAGAAATAAGCTCTGGTGGTGATAGAGGTGCTGATGGGATTTCCTTATTAAAGAAAAGAGGAGTTCAG GTATGGCTAATCTCTGAAAAAGAGTGTTCAAAGACGATTTCTGCTATGAAATTGGATTGTGAGGTGAAAGTCATTGAGACCGATAAACGACAAGATATAGAAGCCTGGAGAAATGAAATGAGTTTATCCTGGAAAGAAGTGGCTTACTTAG GATATGAAGAATCCGATGTGGACTGCTTGAAGGAAGCTGGCATGAGCGGTGTTCCTGCAGATGCGTGTGCTGCTGCTCAGAAGGCTGCCGGCTATATTTGTAAAAGTAATGGTGGCCTTGGTGCCATTCAGGAGTTTGCAGAATACGTATGTCTGCTAATGAAAACAGTGAATTTGTGA